The Haloarchaeobius amylolyticus genome window below encodes:
- a CDS encoding outer membrane protein assembly factor BamB family protein, with protein sequence MSRNPISRREAFGAIAGAGSLALAGCVSSVLPGNSVDPVWRHDLDQATGASPPAMGDDQVLVGGQDKALYGLGVADGETQFRVETGGPIEARPVAPDAGGPYHVHSTDGDLYTVDPSGARRWHTEGLHERGVLGRYGSLVVDIDLTDDVLRGYDAGSGERRFERESDLYLPPEGVGDHIALQQPAETDEHRLVVLAQDGSVQWQTEPSRLYPNVGADSRLLVATRGPDVTGYDPADGTVRWTGSVAGMEAFHGVELGSLVYLRPSYSGPEDEVVALERDTGHVRWRRTAGYRVEAIEPTDDAVFVGSSVDDPDGGTLARVDCFGPDGTQRWTTVTERPTMEDVVVSGDSVVAVSKRSLAALDRETGETRWTYDPGEGGRLAVVRASGSVFVSNLDRGRVAKLPTM encoded by the coding sequence ATGTCGCGTAACCCGATCTCCCGCCGCGAGGCGTTCGGCGCCATCGCGGGTGCCGGGTCGCTCGCGCTCGCGGGCTGTGTCTCCTCGGTCCTGCCCGGCAACAGCGTCGACCCGGTCTGGCGCCACGACCTCGACCAGGCGACCGGCGCCTCGCCCCCGGCGATGGGCGACGACCAGGTCCTCGTCGGCGGGCAGGACAAGGCCCTGTACGGACTCGGCGTCGCCGACGGCGAGACCCAGTTCCGCGTCGAGACCGGCGGCCCCATCGAGGCCCGCCCCGTCGCACCCGACGCCGGCGGCCCCTACCACGTCCACAGCACCGACGGCGACCTCTACACCGTCGACCCGTCGGGCGCCCGCCGCTGGCACACCGAGGGGCTGCACGAACGCGGCGTCCTCGGCCGGTACGGCTCGCTCGTCGTCGACATCGACCTCACCGACGACGTGCTCCGCGGCTACGACGCGGGCTCCGGCGAGCGCCGGTTCGAACGCGAGAGCGACCTGTACCTGCCACCGGAGGGTGTCGGTGACCACATCGCGCTCCAGCAACCCGCCGAGACCGACGAGCACCGTCTCGTCGTCCTCGCACAGGACGGCAGCGTCCAGTGGCAGACCGAGCCCTCGCGGCTCTATCCGAACGTCGGGGCCGACAGCCGCCTCCTCGTGGCGACCCGCGGCCCGGACGTGACGGGCTACGACCCGGCCGACGGGACCGTCCGGTGGACGGGCTCGGTCGCCGGCATGGAGGCGTTCCACGGCGTCGAGCTCGGCTCGCTGGTCTACCTGCGCCCGTCATACTCCGGCCCGGAGGACGAGGTGGTCGCACTCGAGCGAGACACCGGCCACGTCCGGTGGCGACGGACCGCCGGCTACCGCGTCGAGGCCATCGAACCGACCGACGACGCCGTCTTCGTCGGGAGTTCGGTCGACGACCCCGACGGCGGGACGCTCGCCCGCGTCGACTGCTTCGGTCCGGACGGAACCCAGCGCTGGACGACGGTCACGGAGCGGCCGACGATGGAGGACGTCGTCGTCTCCGGCGACTCGGTCGTGGCCGTGAGCAAGCGGTCGCTGGCCGCCCTCGACCGGGAGACCGGTGAGACGCGCTGGACCTACGACCCCGGCGAGGGCGGCCGACTCGCCGTCGTCCGGGCATCCGGTTCGGTGTTCGTCTCGAACCTCGACCGCGGGCGGGTCGCGAAGCTCCCGACGATGTGA
- a CDS encoding outer membrane protein assembly factor BamB family protein: protein MPSLSRRDALKSLPALAVGLAGCTALAEEDHESPVPTAWQTKRFDPTPGAHPEGGPLIVGSRSPFRDDAMLAAVDPETGEERWSIGGGKGRGSPVAADDRHAYVFSKAETAFAVDYSTGEITWETSVAPVDEADPGVVEFAPIPAGEQVYVPISGTEDDVPDRVEALATADGSVQFVLDLPASLSGAPARDRAGLVAPLLDGTLRRVTADGTEDWRLEVGAAMSDVAVADGTVYVGSATEELLAVDADTGEVQWRSPLENTVFTRPLVADGRVYVAAADYYLYGIDAATGERRWRTETLSAFTSGPELVDGLLVSMVGGQITQRGPSGTVPFTPEAVYVHDTDGTEVAEYRFEGYHEGGSPMWVAVMGDAVYVGQEWSLSKAGPEVTDVA from the coding sequence ATGCCCTCCCTCTCACGACGAGACGCCCTGAAGTCCCTCCCCGCCCTCGCGGTCGGCCTCGCCGGGTGTACCGCCCTGGCCGAGGAGGACCACGAGAGCCCCGTCCCGACCGCGTGGCAGACCAAGCGGTTCGACCCGACGCCGGGCGCCCACCCCGAGGGCGGCCCACTCATCGTCGGGTCCCGCAGCCCCTTCCGTGACGACGCGATGCTGGCCGCCGTCGACCCCGAGACCGGCGAGGAACGGTGGTCCATCGGCGGCGGCAAGGGCCGCGGGTCACCCGTGGCCGCCGACGACCGGCACGCCTACGTCTTCTCGAAGGCCGAGACCGCGTTCGCCGTCGACTATTCGACCGGCGAGATCACCTGGGAGACCAGCGTCGCCCCGGTCGACGAGGCCGACCCCGGCGTCGTCGAGTTCGCCCCGATTCCCGCCGGCGAGCAGGTGTACGTCCCCATCTCCGGCACCGAGGACGACGTGCCCGACCGGGTCGAAGCCCTCGCGACGGCGGACGGGAGCGTGCAGTTCGTGCTCGACCTGCCGGCCTCGCTCTCGGGCGCCCCGGCCCGCGACCGCGCCGGCCTCGTGGCCCCGCTTTTGGACGGGACGCTCCGCCGCGTCACCGCCGACGGGACCGAGGACTGGCGCCTTGAGGTCGGCGCCGCGATGTCCGACGTGGCGGTCGCCGACGGCACGGTCTACGTCGGCAGCGCGACCGAGGAACTGCTCGCGGTCGACGCCGACACCGGCGAGGTGCAGTGGCGCTCCCCACTGGAGAACACCGTCTTCACCCGCCCGCTGGTCGCCGACGGCCGCGTCTACGTCGCCGCCGCGGACTACTACCTCTACGGCATCGACGCCGCGACCGGCGAGCGACGCTGGCGGACCGAGACCCTCAGCGCGTTCACCTCCGGCCCAGAACTGGTCGACGGCCTGCTCGTGAGCATGGTCGGCGGGCAGATCACACAGCGCGGCCCGAGCGGGACGGTCCCGTTCACCCCCGAGGCGGTGTACGTCCACGATACCGACGGGACCGAGGTCGCCGAGTACCGCTTCGAGGGCTACCACGAGGGTGGCAGCCCGATGTGGGTCGCCGTCATGGGCGACGCGGTCTACGTCGGGCAGGAGTGGTCGCTCTCGAAGGCTGGCCCGGAGGTGACCGATGTCGCGTAA
- a CDS encoding NAD-dependent epimerase/dehydratase family protein, producing MRVFIAGATGVLGRRLVESCTDRGHEVVGLTRDDRGDAIVRERGGEPHRGDVFDRDSLVAGAAGADVLVHAATKIPIDDADEADWALNDRVRREGAENLVAAARDVDADRLVLQSIVWVARQPDGSVFDESAAPHPDRSTQSALDAERIVEQGAEDHGFDPVVLRGGYFYAHDTAHTRLFAERLRNRRLPIIGRGLLGREDAELSFVHVDDAARAFAAAVEGDATGTFHVVDDEPRTFADFLRAFAHRLDAPEPRRVPAWLARLLIDDNFVRLLTRPMPTTNDRLRRAFDWEPRYPTIEEGLDQVVDRWRAADDPPIAEASH from the coding sequence ATGCGAGTGTTCATCGCTGGCGCGACCGGGGTGCTCGGTCGTCGCCTGGTCGAGTCGTGTACCGACCGCGGGCATGAGGTGGTCGGGCTGACCCGCGACGACCGGGGGGACGCCATCGTCAGGGAGCGCGGCGGCGAACCCCACCGCGGCGACGTGTTCGACCGCGACTCCCTTGTCGCGGGTGCGGCCGGAGCCGACGTGCTGGTCCACGCCGCGACGAAGATCCCCATCGACGACGCCGACGAGGCGGACTGGGCGCTGAACGACCGGGTCCGCCGCGAGGGTGCCGAGAACCTGGTCGCGGCGGCCCGCGATGTCGACGCCGACCGGCTGGTCCTGCAGAGCATCGTCTGGGTGGCCCGCCAGCCCGACGGGTCGGTCTTCGACGAGTCGGCGGCCCCGCACCCGGACCGGTCGACGCAATCCGCCCTCGACGCCGAACGAATCGTCGAGCAGGGAGCCGAGGACCACGGCTTCGACCCGGTCGTCCTCCGGGGCGGCTACTTCTACGCCCACGACACCGCCCACACCCGGCTGTTCGCCGAGCGACTGCGGAACCGCCGGCTCCCCATCATCGGGCGGGGGCTCCTGGGCAGAGAGGACGCGGAGCTCTCGTTCGTCCACGTCGACGACGCGGCCCGGGCCTTCGCCGCGGCGGTCGAGGGGGACGCGACCGGGACCTTCCACGTGGTCGACGACGAGCCGAGGACCTTCGCCGACTTCCTGCGCGCGTTCGCCCACCGGCTGGACGCGCCTGAGCCGAGACGGGTCCCCGCCTGGCTCGCCCGGCTGCTCATCGACGACAACTTCGTACGCCTGCTCACCCGGCCGATGCCGACGACGAACGACCGGCTCCGCCGGGCCTTCGACTGGGAACCGCGGTACCCGACCATCGAGGAGGGCCTCGACCAGGTCGTCGACCGCTGGCGGGCGGCCGACGACCCACCCATCGCCGAGGCGAGCCACTGA
- a CDS encoding helix-turn-helix domain-containing protein: MRYLHVRLASDEALLHPLVPTLTDPEVFRAAQMVDWAPSFDPPRATVLLYLDGDLDHFETVLQETDIVLESDVTRFGDGRGYAYVHSEPHPIEWELFAAGAMEGLIPVFPIEYNHDGSLEARLVGPPARLQDAMAALPEAVDATIERVGEYDLGRPPIPPSLPPRQQAALDVALDLGYYDVPRRATRDEVAERLGCAPSTASEHLQKAEGAIVRTYLNRQG; the protein is encoded by the coding sequence ATGCGCTACCTGCACGTCCGGCTCGCCAGCGACGAGGCGCTCCTCCACCCCCTGGTCCCGACGCTGACCGACCCCGAGGTGTTCCGGGCGGCCCAGATGGTCGACTGGGCGCCCTCGTTCGACCCGCCCCGGGCGACCGTCCTGCTCTACCTCGACGGCGACCTCGACCACTTCGAGACCGTGCTGCAGGAGACCGACATCGTCCTCGAGTCCGACGTGACCCGGTTCGGCGACGGTCGCGGCTACGCCTACGTCCACTCGGAGCCCCACCCCATCGAGTGGGAGCTGTTCGCCGCCGGGGCGATGGAGGGCCTCATCCCCGTCTTCCCCATCGAGTACAACCACGACGGGTCGCTGGAGGCCCGGCTCGTCGGTCCCCCGGCCCGGTTGCAGGACGCGATGGCGGCGCTCCCGGAGGCGGTGGACGCGACCATCGAACGCGTCGGCGAGTACGACCTCGGCCGGCCCCCGATTCCGCCGTCGTTGCCACCGCGACAGCAGGCGGCGCTCGACGTGGCCCTCGACCTCGGCTACTACGACGTCCCGCGCCGGGCGACCCGGGACGAGGTCGCCGAGCGACTGGGCTGTGCGCCCAGTACGGCCTCCGAGCACCTGCAGAAGGCCGAGGGCGCCATCGTCCGGACGTACCTGAACCGGCAGGGGTGA
- a CDS encoding methyltransferase encodes MSRPAETLALESRVAAGPDRYRFRTADGVHSPASFRDPDLLLLDHLWDADLGALCCLEANYGVAPVVLASRAGSVQVTESSARAARLCERNCREHGVDAGVDCLADPADLDARFDTVAYAPKPYTAIAMGKRRIAAGLSLLRPGGRLYLAAATRTGLSRYEDCLNALAGSVETVGSRGEFRLLRVTRPPSLDPPEYAQASRLDATLDGHDCTFVTRPGLFSAASVDHGTRLLVETAQVQDGDRVLDLCCGYGPVGTCAGLAADCEVWLTDDDAVATACADRSLAASGVDGTVVTADCTSGVADRTFDRVLCNPPTHAGAGVLRDLFDGAHDVLAPDGSLLLVHHRELDLRPHLARFDRVERRATGSEHVVLAAEP; translated from the coding sequence ATGAGCCGGCCCGCCGAGACCCTCGCCCTCGAATCCCGGGTCGCGGCGGGCCCGGACCGCTACCGCTTCCGGACCGCCGACGGGGTCCACTCGCCCGCGTCCTTCCGCGACCCCGACCTGCTCCTCCTCGACCACCTGTGGGACGCCGACCTCGGGGCCCTCTGCTGTCTCGAGGCGAACTACGGCGTCGCGCCCGTCGTGCTCGCAAGCCGCGCCGGGTCGGTCCAGGTGACCGAATCGAGTGCCCGGGCCGCCCGCCTCTGTGAGCGCAACTGCCGGGAGCACGGGGTCGACGCGGGCGTCGACTGTCTGGCCGACCCGGCCGACCTCGACGCCCGGTTCGACACCGTCGCCTACGCCCCGAAACCGTACACCGCCATCGCGATGGGCAAGCGCCGAATCGCCGCCGGCCTCTCACTGCTCCGCCCCGGCGGGCGCCTCTACCTCGCCGCAGCCACGCGGACCGGCCTCTCGCGCTACGAGGACTGTCTGAATGCCCTCGCGGGCAGCGTCGAGACGGTCGGCAGCCGGGGCGAGTTCCGGCTCCTCCGGGTGACCCGCCCACCCAGTCTCGACCCGCCCGAGTACGCACAAGCCAGCCGCCTCGACGCGACCCTCGACGGCCACGACTGCACCTTCGTCACCCGGCCGGGGCTGTTCTCGGCCGCGTCGGTCGACCACGGCACCCGACTGCTCGTCGAGACCGCCCAGGTACAGGACGGCGACCGCGTCCTCGACCTCTGCTGTGGCTACGGCCCCGTCGGGACCTGCGCGGGGCTCGCCGCCGACTGCGAGGTCTGGCTCACCGACGACGACGCGGTGGCGACGGCCTGCGCCGACCGGAGCCTTGCCGCCTCCGGTGTCGACGGGACCGTCGTTACCGCGGACTGCACTTCGGGCGTCGCCGACCGGACCTTCGACCGGGTGCTCTGCAACCCGCCGACCCACGCCGGGGCGGGGGTCCTCCGCGACCTGTTCGACGGGGCGCACGACGTGCTCGCGCCGGACGGGAGTCTGCTGCTCGTCCACCACCGCGAACTGGACCTCCGCCCGCATCTGGCCCGATTCGACCGCGTCGAGCGCCGGGCCACCGGTTCGGAGCACGTCGTCCTCGCGGCCGAGCCCTAG
- a CDS encoding DNA polymerase sliding clamp (Sliding clamp subunit. Responsible for tethering the catalytic subunit of DNA polymerase to DNA during high-speed replication. Proliferating cell nuclear antigen homolog.), with the protein MQETAQVARFEAIVDATVLDAKLQLVDAVADEALFQLREDGLFVRVIDPAEVAMVETDLPASAFEHYESDGGVLGFDVATLAEAVGLADTDDPLLSLELDAEARKLTVEGADFSYAIAPLHPDSVRQVPDVPTADLPNELTIAAADLQRAVGACDRLANTVHVTVDPDAETVSFRAEADVDDLAFTYDQDRLSSLDATAATETILSLDYTNRIVSEMAGEVTLHLGEEKPAFFEYERDGIAVKNVIAPRFVRG; encoded by the coding sequence ATGCAAGAGACCGCCCAGGTGGCCCGTTTCGAGGCCATCGTCGACGCGACCGTCCTCGACGCGAAGCTCCAGCTCGTCGACGCCGTCGCCGACGAGGCGCTGTTCCAGTTGCGCGAAGACGGCCTGTTCGTCCGGGTCATCGACCCCGCCGAGGTGGCGATGGTCGAGACCGACCTCCCCGCCAGCGCGTTCGAGCACTACGAGAGCGACGGGGGCGTCCTCGGTTTCGACGTCGCCACGCTCGCGGAGGCGGTCGGGCTGGCCGACACCGACGACCCGCTCCTCTCGCTGGAACTCGACGCGGAGGCGCGCAAGCTCACCGTCGAGGGGGCGGACTTCTCGTACGCCATCGCGCCACTGCACCCCGACAGCGTCCGGCAGGTCCCGGACGTGCCGACGGCCGACCTCCCGAACGAGCTCACCATCGCGGCCGCCGACCTGCAACGGGCCGTCGGCGCCTGTGACCGGCTGGCGAACACGGTCCACGTCACGGTCGACCCCGACGCCGAGACCGTCAGTTTCCGGGCCGAGGCCGACGTGGACGACCTGGCGTTCACCTACGACCAAGACCGTCTCTCCTCCCTCGACGCGACCGCAGCGACCGAGACCATCCTCTCGCTGGACTACACCAACCGCATCGTCTCGGAGATGGCCGGCGAGGTCACGCTCCACCTCGGCGAGGAGAAACCGGCCTTCTTCGAGTACGAGCGTGACGGCATCGCGGTGAAGAACGTGATCGCGCCCCGGTTCGTCCGGGGCTGA
- a CDS encoding DUF7521 family protein, which produces MSPTIAPLPTLLPMQVSQPGTELQAAVVLATFVLSTLLGLFIARKAYQGYRRNDSGPMLFLAIGIVLLTAVPALLSVGLSTFTGLPGSLVVAATNVAELGGLVAIAYSLYGRF; this is translated from the coding sequence ATGAGCCCGACCATCGCACCATTGCCGACCCTGCTCCCCATGCAGGTCAGCCAGCCCGGCACCGAACTCCAGGCCGCGGTCGTCCTCGCGACGTTCGTCCTCTCGACGCTGCTCGGCCTGTTCATCGCCCGGAAGGCGTACCAGGGCTACCGCCGCAACGACAGCGGGCCGATGCTCTTTCTCGCCATCGGTATCGTCCTCCTGACCGCGGTCCCGGCCCTGCTCTCGGTCGGGCTCTCGACGTTCACAGGCCTGCCGGGGTCGCTCGTCGTCGCCGCGACGAACGTGGCCGAACTCGGCGGGCTGGTGGCCATCGCGTACTCGCTGTACGGGCGGTTCTGA
- a CDS encoding helix-turn-helix domain-containing protein: MSEECDEAELLALLHDEYARAILTATSTAPMSATELADTCEMSPPTVYRRVERLQECGLLAEETQVEESGHHYAVYHATVDHVTVSFDDGDVTVEVAREEEAVADRFTRLYEGMR, from the coding sequence GTGAGTGAGGAGTGCGACGAGGCGGAACTGCTCGCCCTGCTCCACGACGAGTACGCTCGCGCCATCCTCACGGCCACGAGTACAGCACCGATGTCCGCCACCGAACTTGCCGACACGTGCGAGATGTCACCGCCCACGGTCTACCGCCGGGTCGAGCGCCTGCAGGAGTGCGGGCTGCTCGCCGAGGAGACCCAGGTCGAGGAATCGGGCCACCACTACGCGGTCTACCACGCGACCGTCGACCACGTCACCGTCTCCTTCGACGACGGCGACGTGACCGTCGAGGTGGCCCGCGAGGAGGAGGCGGTCGCCGACCGCTTCACGCGCCTGTACGAGGGGATGCGATGA
- a CDS encoding sensor domain-containing protein has protein sequence MSQTESRIATDPAALLWQLVGVPVRLQTYKNLLYLALAFPLGLFYFVALVSGVSAGTGTLVVVVGVPILLVTLVVGTAFMRIETELARHLLGFDVPTRTGDATLEDGVLEYVKDLLTDYGTYVSLVVTFAKFWVGVGSFVALVVWSVVSTVFMAAPFYYDRPGVSLTFGPEGSVTLLPALQFTEDFWTITLTGPVEFATGEVTTLQGALVVSAIGVVLLFLGFHLLNAAAWLLGYATKLLGPHARVIGSD, from the coding sequence ATGAGCCAGACCGAATCCCGCATCGCGACCGACCCCGCCGCCCTCCTCTGGCAGCTCGTCGGCGTGCCCGTCCGCCTCCAGACGTACAAGAACCTCCTGTACCTGGCCCTGGCGTTCCCGCTCGGCCTGTTCTACTTCGTGGCGCTCGTCTCGGGCGTATCGGCCGGGACGGGGACCCTCGTGGTCGTCGTCGGCGTCCCGATACTGCTCGTGACGCTGGTCGTCGGGACCGCCTTCATGCGCATCGAGACCGAGCTGGCGAGGCACCTGCTCGGCTTCGACGTGCCCACCCGGACCGGTGACGCGACCCTCGAAGACGGCGTCCTCGAGTACGTGAAGGACCTCCTCACCGACTACGGGACCTACGTCAGCCTCGTGGTCACCTTCGCGAAGTTCTGGGTCGGCGTCGGCTCGTTCGTCGCCCTCGTCGTCTGGAGCGTCGTCTCAACCGTGTTCATGGCCGCCCCGTTCTACTACGACCGCCCCGGCGTCTCCCTCACCTTCGGCCCCGAGGGGAGCGTGACGCTGCTGCCCGCCCTCCAGTTCACCGAGGACTTCTGGACCATCACCCTCACCGGCCCCGTCGAGTTCGCGACCGGCGAGGTCACCACCCTCCAGGGCGCGCTGGTGGTCTCCGCCATCGGCGTCGTCCTGCTGTTCCTCGGCTTCCACCTGCTCAACGCCGCGGCGTGGCTGCTCGGGTACGCGACGAAGCTCCTCGGCCCCCACGCCCGGGTCATCGGGTCCGACTGA
- a CDS encoding IMP cyclohydrolase, whose product MYIGRFIVVGPDVSAYRVSSRSFPNRQVTARGEDTLTVGPTEDAPETDNPYIAYNCVRVTDNGAVLGNGSHVDPAAEKLAMGYPARDALAQSLLALDYEKDDYDTPRIAGIMTDDGQAFIGIVRKDALLVEQVAEPTLVATYEEDAPTAFDLDSATAAEAAAAVYDADYEHAVCAAGLSRDGDGFELAVENGE is encoded by the coding sequence ATGTACATCGGACGGTTCATCGTCGTCGGCCCGGACGTCAGCGCGTATCGAGTCTCCTCCCGGTCGTTCCCGAACCGGCAGGTCACGGCGCGTGGCGAGGACACCCTCACGGTCGGCCCGACAGAAGACGCCCCGGAGACGGACAACCCCTACATCGCCTACAACTGCGTTCGCGTGACCGACAACGGCGCCGTGCTGGGCAACGGCTCGCACGTCGACCCGGCCGCCGAGAAGCTCGCGATGGGCTACCCGGCCCGCGACGCCCTGGCGCAGTCGCTGCTCGCGCTCGACTACGAGAAGGACGACTACGACACCCCCCGCATCGCCGGCATCATGACCGACGACGGGCAGGCGTTCATCGGCATCGTCCGCAAGGACGCCCTCCTGGTCGAGCAGGTCGCGGAGCCGACGCTGGTCGCGACCTACGAGGAGGACGCCCCGACCGCCTTCGACCTCGATTCCGCGACCGCCGCCGAGGCCGCGGCCGCGGTGTACGACGCGGACTACGAGCACGCGGTCTGTGCGGCCGGTCTCTCGCGTGACGGCGACGGCTTCGAGCTGGCCGTCGAGAACGGGGAGTAA
- a CDS encoding patatin-like phospholipase family protein, translated as MGTRVAIACQGGGSHTAFTAGALKCLLTEAADEYEVVGLSGTSGGAVCATAAWYGLLSDEHTPQGLLDDIWADLTADSVADRFVNDWVVMSSAVETSGFPTARISPYQNPMARAGQRQFQRLLERHIDFDRLPDLATDDAPRLAVGTVNVTAGEFETFCDDEVTARAILASSAIPDLYPAVEIHGHTHWDGLFSHNPPIRDLFHLPAERKPEELWIVQINPQRIEEEPRSLREIYDRRNELSGNISLNEQLHFIEKVNTWIDEGHLPESDFQKTEIHRISIDEQFFASSKLDRSPDFIAELERRGHEKAKAFCEQRRES; from the coding sequence ATGGGGACCCGCGTCGCCATCGCCTGCCAGGGCGGTGGCAGCCACACCGCGTTCACCGCGGGGGCGCTGAAGTGCCTGCTCACCGAGGCCGCGGACGAGTACGAGGTCGTCGGGCTCTCGGGAACCTCCGGCGGCGCGGTCTGTGCCACCGCCGCGTGGTACGGCCTCCTCTCCGACGAGCACACGCCACAGGGGTTGCTCGACGACATCTGGGCCGACCTGACCGCCGACTCCGTGGCCGACCGGTTCGTCAACGACTGGGTCGTCATGAGTTCGGCCGTCGAGACCAGCGGCTTCCCCACCGCGCGAATCAGCCCCTACCAGAACCCGATGGCCCGGGCCGGTCAGCGGCAGTTCCAGCGCCTGCTCGAACGCCACATCGACTTCGACCGCCTCCCCGACCTCGCCACCGACGACGCCCCCCGGCTCGCGGTCGGGACGGTCAACGTCACCGCGGGCGAGTTCGAGACCTTCTGTGACGACGAGGTCACCGCGAGGGCCATCCTCGCCTCCTCCGCGATTCCGGACCTCTATCCGGCGGTCGAGATCCACGGCCACACCCACTGGGACGGCCTGTTCTCGCACAACCCGCCCATCCGTGACCTCTTCCACCTCCCGGCCGAGCGCAAGCCCGAGGAGCTGTGGATCGTCCAGATAAACCCCCAGCGCATCGAGGAGGAGCCCAGGAGCCTGCGCGAGATATACGACCGGCGCAACGAACTCTCTGGGAACATCTCCCTGAACGAGCAACTGCACTTCATCGAGAAGGTGAACACCTGGATCGACGAGGGCCACCTGCCCGAGAGCGACTTCCAGAAGACGGAGATACACCGCATCAGCATCGACGAGCAGTTCTTCGCCTCCTCGAAACTGGACCGCTCGCCCGACTTCATCGCGGAACTGGAGCGCCGCGGGCACGAGAAGGCGAAGGCGTTCTGCGAGCAGCGCCGCGAGAGCTGA
- a CDS encoding SDR family NAD(P)-dependent oxidoreductase produces MADDSIQPAELRREDVLTVDDDHFTTDSVAIVTGGGSGIGRATAVALAANGLTVVATDLDEEGLAGTVETAEECEVEGTVETVAGNLTDDDDIERIVAESAEFGQIRYLANIAGLQHIDPLPEFPMEKYDLMHQVMLRAPFYLSKLVMPHIEDTDDQVGAIGNMASIHGHIATQDKAGYITSKFGLRGLTQSIAAEGAGTLRAFTISTGYVKTPLVTDQIPDTAAERGISEREVVEDVMLGDAMVKEMMEPVEVANLFVLGFSKHGRHLDGGDLTWDGGHLTTY; encoded by the coding sequence ATGGCTGATGATTCCATTCAACCGGCAGAGTTGCGTCGCGAGGACGTCCTGACAGTCGACGACGACCACTTCACGACGGATTCCGTCGCCATCGTGACCGGTGGCGGCTCCGGCATCGGCCGGGCGACGGCGGTCGCGCTCGCGGCGAACGGCCTCACGGTCGTCGCGACCGACCTCGACGAGGAGGGGCTGGCGGGGACGGTCGAGACGGCCGAGGAGTGCGAGGTCGAGGGGACGGTCGAGACGGTGGCGGGGAACCTGACCGACGACGACGACATCGAGCGCATCGTGGCCGAGTCGGCGGAGTTCGGGCAGATCCGCTACCTCGCCAACATCGCGGGGCTCCAGCACATCGACCCGCTTCCGGAGTTCCCCATGGAGAAGTACGACCTGATGCACCAGGTGATGCTCCGGGCGCCGTTCTACCTCTCGAAACTCGTCATGCCCCACATCGAGGACACCGACGACCAGGTCGGCGCCATCGGGAACATGGCCTCGATCCACGGCCACATCGCCACGCAGGACAAGGCAGGGTACATCACCTCGAAGTTCGGCCTGCGGGGGCTCACGCAGTCCATCGCGGCCGAGGGCGCGGGTACCCTCCGGGCGTTCACCATCTCGACGGGCTACGTGAAGACGCCCCTCGTCACGGACCAGATTCCCGACACGGCGGCGGAACGCGGCATCTCGGAGCGCGAGGTCGTCGAGGACGTGATGCTCGGCGACGCGATGGTCAAGGAGATGATGGAGCCGGTCGAGGTCGCGAACCTGTTCGTCCTCGGGTTCTCGAAGCACGGCCGTCACCTCGACGGCGGTGACCTCACCTGGGACGGCGGGCACCTCACCACCTACTGA